The Streptomyces sp. HSG2 genome has a segment encoding these proteins:
- a CDS encoding L-aspartate oxidase → MSSTGIRLHAPAPGWAVTADVVVVGSGVAGLTAALGCEAAGLRTVVVTKARLDDGSTRWAQGGIAAALGEGDTPEQHLSDTLVAGAGLCDEEAVRLLVTEGPAAVRRLIDTGARFDESGEGRLELTREGGHHRRRIAHAGGDATGAEISRALVEAVRARGVRTVENALVLDLLTDGEGHAAGVTLHVMGEGQHDGVGAVHAPAVVLATGGMGQVYSATTNPSVSTGDGVALALRAGAEVSDLEFVQFHPTVLFLGADAEGQQPLVSEAVRGEGAHLVDADGVRFMRGRHEMADLAPRDIVAKNIMRRMREMGAEHMYLDARGFGADMWEHRFPTILAACRANGIDPVTEPIPIAPAAHYASGGVRTDSRGRTTVPGLYACGEVACTGVHGANRLASNSLLEGLVYAERIAADIASGARAGGLPARVPGPVPHPEAPGHPLLPAEARFAIQRIMTDGAGVLRSAESLARAADRLHLLYAEARDALRERGKTAEPGVDTWEATNLLCVARVLVAAAALREETRGCHWREDRPDRDDAAWRRHVVVRLGPDRALAVSTTGSTDFPPTAAPRQSPQEQ, encoded by the coding sequence GTGAGCAGCACGGGCATACGTCTGCACGCCCCCGCGCCCGGTTGGGCGGTCACCGCGGACGTGGTCGTCGTCGGCTCCGGGGTCGCCGGTCTCACCGCCGCCCTGGGCTGCGAGGCCGCCGGTCTGCGCACCGTGGTCGTCACCAAGGCACGCCTCGACGACGGTTCCACCCGCTGGGCCCAGGGCGGCATCGCCGCCGCCCTGGGCGAGGGCGACACCCCGGAACAGCACCTGAGCGACACTCTGGTGGCCGGGGCCGGCCTGTGCGACGAGGAAGCGGTCCGTCTCCTGGTCACCGAGGGCCCGGCGGCGGTGCGCCGGCTGATCGACACCGGCGCCCGGTTCGACGAGTCCGGGGAGGGCCGTCTCGAGCTGACCCGGGAGGGCGGGCATCATCGCCGCCGGATCGCGCACGCGGGCGGCGACGCGACGGGCGCGGAGATCTCCCGCGCGCTCGTCGAGGCGGTGCGCGCACGGGGCGTCCGCACTGTCGAGAACGCCCTCGTCCTGGACCTGCTGACGGATGGCGAGGGTCACGCCGCCGGTGTCACCCTGCACGTCATGGGGGAGGGACAGCACGACGGGGTCGGTGCCGTGCACGCGCCCGCCGTGGTGCTGGCGACGGGCGGAATGGGTCAGGTGTACTCGGCCACCACCAACCCCTCGGTCTCCACCGGTGACGGTGTCGCGCTGGCGCTGCGCGCGGGCGCGGAGGTGAGCGACCTGGAGTTCGTGCAGTTCCACCCCACCGTGCTCTTTCTCGGCGCGGACGCGGAGGGCCAGCAACCCCTGGTGTCGGAGGCGGTGCGCGGGGAGGGCGCCCACCTGGTCGACGCGGACGGGGTGCGCTTCATGCGAGGCCGGCACGAGATGGCCGACCTCGCGCCGCGGGACATCGTCGCGAAGAACATCATGCGGCGAATGCGGGAGATGGGCGCGGAGCACATGTACCTCGACGCGCGAGGCTTCGGGGCCGACATGTGGGAACACCGTTTCCCGACCATCCTCGCCGCCTGCCGCGCCAACGGCATCGACCCGGTGACCGAGCCGATTCCGATCGCCCCCGCGGCCCACTACGCATCCGGCGGCGTCCGCACCGACTCCCGTGGCCGGACCACGGTCCCCGGCCTGTACGCCTGCGGCGAGGTCGCCTGCACAGGTGTCCACGGCGCCAACCGACTCGCCTCCAACTCCCTGCTGGAGGGGCTGGTGTACGCCGAGCGCATCGCGGCCGACATCGCCTCGGGCGCGCGCGCCGGCGGCCTGCCCGCGCGGGTGCCGGGGCCCGTTCCGCACCCGGAGGCGCCCGGCCACCCCCTCCTCCCCGCCGAGGCGCGGTTCGCCATCCAGCGGATCATGACCGATGGCGCGGGCGTCCTGCGGTCGGCCGAGTCCCTGGCCCGCGCGGCCGATCGACTCCACCTCCTCTACGCGGAGGCGCGCGACGCGCTGCGCGAGCGTGGCAAGACCGCCGAACCGGGTGTGGACACCTGGGAGGCCACCAACCTGTTGTGCGTCGCGCGGGTGCTGGTCGCGGCGGCGGCGCTGCGCGAGGAGACCCGCGGGTGCCACTGGCGCGAGGACCGTCCCGACCGCGACGACGCCGCGTGGCGCCGGCACGTCGTCGTCCGTCTCGGCCCGGACCGCGCTCTGGCTGTGAGCACCACCGGGTCCACCGATTTCCCCCCGACCGCAGCACCCCGGCAGAGCCCTCAGGAGCAGTGA
- a CDS encoding amino-acid N-acetyltransferase gives MSAARSQTPVNTFTVRRARTADVPAVRGLLDAYARGGILLDKAMVTLYEDVQEFWVAVRGEDGEVVGCGALHVMWEDLAEVRTLAVKPDLKGAGVGHRVLEKLLETARLLGVRRVFCLTFEVEFFGRHGFVEIGETPVDTDVYAELLRSYDEGVAEFLGLERVKPNTLGNSRMLLHL, from the coding sequence ATGTCAGCAGCGCGTTCCCAAACCCCCGTGAACACCTTCACCGTTCGCCGTGCCCGCACCGCCGACGTCCCGGCCGTGCGCGGCCTGCTCGACGCCTACGCCCGCGGAGGCATCCTGCTCGACAAGGCGATGGTGACGCTCTACGAGGACGTCCAGGAGTTCTGGGTGGCGGTCCGCGGCGAGGACGGCGAGGTGGTGGGCTGTGGCGCGCTGCACGTGATGTGGGAGGACCTCGCCGAGGTCCGGACGCTGGCCGTCAAGCCCGACCTGAAGGGCGCCGGCGTGGGTCACCGAGTCCTGGAGAAGTTGCTGGAGACCGCGCGCCTGCTGGGAGTTCGGCGCGTATTCTGCCTGACCTTCGAAGTCGAGTTCTTCGGCCGGCACGGCTTCGTCGAGATCGGTGAGACCCCGGTCGACACCGATGTCTACGCGGAGCTGCTCCGTTCCTATGACGAGGGTGTCGCGGAGTTCCTCGGTCTCGAACGAGTGAAA
- a CDS encoding type III pantothenate kinase, whose product MLLTIDVGNTQTVLGLFDGEDVVEHWRISTDPRRTADELAVLLQGLMGRHPLLGDDLGDGIDGIAICATVPSVLHELREVTRRYYGDVPAVLVEPGVRTGVPILTDHPKEVGADRIVNAVAAAGLYGGPAIVVDFATATTFDAISARGEYVGGAIAPGVEISVEALGVRGAQLRKIEVVRPRGVIGKNTVEAMRAGIVYGFAGQVDGLVRRMARELADDPDEVTVIATGGLASVVLGESSVIDEHEPWLTLKGLRMVYERNVGRG is encoded by the coding sequence ATGCTGCTGACCATCGACGTGGGCAACACCCAGACGGTTCTGGGCCTGTTCGACGGAGAGGACGTCGTGGAACACTGGCGCATCTCCACGGACCCCCGCCGGACCGCCGACGAGCTGGCGGTCCTGCTCCAGGGCCTGATGGGGAGGCACCCGCTGCTCGGCGACGACCTGGGCGACGGGATCGACGGCATCGCGATCTGCGCGACCGTCCCGTCGGTGCTGCACGAGCTTCGCGAGGTGACGCGGCGGTACTACGGCGACGTGCCCGCGGTGCTCGTCGAGCCGGGCGTGCGCACAGGGGTGCCGATCCTCACCGACCACCCCAAGGAGGTCGGGGCCGATCGGATCGTCAACGCGGTCGCGGCCGCCGGTCTGTACGGCGGACCGGCAATCGTCGTGGACTTCGCGACGGCGACGACCTTCGACGCGATCAGCGCGCGCGGGGAGTACGTGGGCGGGGCCATCGCGCCCGGAGTCGAGATCTCCGTCGAGGCCCTCGGGGTCAGGGGGGCGCAGCTCCGCAAGATCGAGGTGGTCCGTCCTCGCGGCGTGATCGGCAAGAACACGGTGGAGGCGATGCGCGCGGGCATCGTCTACGGGTTCGCCGGGCAGGTCGACGGCCTGGTACGGCGGATGGCGCGGGAGCTCGCCGACGATCCGGACGAGGTGACCGTGATCGCGACGGGTGGGCTGGCCTCGGTCGTGCTGGGGGAGTCCTCGGTGATCGACGAGCACGAGCCGTGGCTCACCCTCAAGGGGCTGCGCATGGTCTACGAGCGCAACGTGGGCCGCGGGTAG
- the nadC gene encoding carboxylating nicotinate-nucleotide diphosphorylase produces MTDVTSTELSLDSAGRGTRADRARPADEDRAECGLDPALARILADAGLDPVEVEDVATVAVREDLAGGVDVTTVATIPEDEVSTADLVAREAGVVAGLRVAEAIFSVVCSDTLEVERHREDGDRVAPGERLLSVTARTRDLLTAERSALNLLCRLSGIATATRAWSDALAGTGARVRDTRKTTPGLRALEKYAVRCGGGVNHRMSLSDAALVKDNHVVAAGGVAPAFRAVRERFPGVPVEVEVDTLHQLREVLEAGADVILLDNFTPGECAEAVALTGGRAALEASGRLTLENAGAYAATGVDYLAVGALTHSAPILDVGLDLRPAE; encoded by the coding sequence GTGACCGACGTGACCTCCACCGAACTTTCCCTCGACTCAGCCGGCCGCGGCACCCGAGCCGACCGCGCCCGCCCGGCCGACGAGGACCGCGCGGAGTGCGGCCTGGACCCCGCGCTCGCCCGGATCCTCGCGGACGCCGGTCTCGACCCCGTCGAGGTCGAGGACGTGGCCACCGTCGCCGTGCGGGAGGACCTCGCCGGCGGGGTGGACGTCACCACCGTCGCCACCATCCCCGAGGACGAGGTGTCCACCGCGGACCTCGTCGCCCGCGAGGCGGGTGTGGTGGCCGGCCTCCGGGTGGCCGAGGCGATCTTCTCCGTGGTGTGCTCGGACACCCTGGAGGTGGAACGGCACCGGGAGGACGGCGACCGGGTCGCGCCCGGCGAGCGGCTGCTCTCGGTCACGGCACGCACCCGCGACCTGCTCACCGCCGAACGCAGCGCGCTGAACCTCCTGTGTCGGCTGTCCGGGATCGCGACCGCGACCCGTGCGTGGTCCGACGCTCTGGCGGGCACCGGCGCCCGGGTGCGCGACACCCGCAAGACCACGCCCGGACTCCGCGCGTTGGAGAAGTACGCGGTGCGGTGCGGCGGCGGCGTCAACCACCGCATGTCCCTGTCGGACGCCGCGCTCGTCAAGGACAACCACGTGGTGGCCGCGGGGGGCGTGGCGCCGGCCTTTCGGGCGGTCCGGGAGCGTTTCCCCGGTGTGCCCGTCGAGGTCGAGGTCGACACCCTGCACCAGCTCCGCGAGGTCCTGGAGGCGGGTGCCGACGTGATCCTGCTGGACAACTTCACCCCCGGCGAGTGCGCGGAGGCGGTGGCCCTGACCGGGGGCCGGGCCGCTCTGGAGGCGTCCGGGCGACTCACTCTGGAGAACGCCGGCGCCTACGCCGCCACCGGCGTCGACTACCTCGCGGTGGGTGCTCTCACCCACTCGGCCCCGATCCTGGACGTCGGGCTCGACCTGCGACCGGCGGAGTAG
- a CDS encoding BlaI/MecI/CopY family transcriptional regulator, with product MTRVWKWNRPVTVREVLEDLQRERSIAYTTVMTVLDNLHQKGWVRREAEGRAYRYEAVSTRAAYAAALMNDAWSQSDNPAAALVAFFGMMSEEQHRALDDAIRVVRGPEAGALGGASGRVADPAPGVNPASVRDGDGR from the coding sequence ATGACGCGGGTGTGGAAGTGGAACCGCCCGGTCACCGTTCGGGAAGTGCTGGAAGATCTCCAGCGGGAGCGGTCCATCGCGTACACCACGGTGATGACCGTTCTGGACAATCTCCATCAGAAGGGCTGGGTGCGCCGCGAGGCGGAAGGCCGGGCCTATCGGTACGAGGCGGTCTCCACCCGGGCCGCGTACGCGGCTGCCCTGATGAACGACGCCTGGTCGCAGAGCGACAACCCGGCAGCCGCCCTCGTCGCCTTCTTCGGGATGATGAGCGAGGAGCAGCATCGGGCACTCGACGACGCCATCCGGGTCGTCCGGGGGCCCGAGGCGGGGGCCCTCGGAGGGGCTTCCGGCCGCGTCGCCGATCCCGCCCCGGGTGTCAACCCCGCCTCGGTCCGGGACGGTGACGGGCGATAA